In Osmerus mordax isolate fOsmMor3 chromosome 23, fOsmMor3.pri, whole genome shotgun sequence, one DNA window encodes the following:
- the LOC136967448 gene encoding LOW QUALITY PROTEIN: uncharacterized protein (The sequence of the model RefSeq protein was modified relative to this genomic sequence to represent the inferred CDS: deleted 2 bases in 1 codon): MKLCRSTTWRFGCAAMPASTLERGGSWTRMECGTGHGNGWSSSHRIHQRWAVSNTSPVPSTWGTTGAPSTTTVCPNCAGPAATLDIWPRPAQRSSAASVEGNTPRRRAPTHAPATCVGFRDTSTETAPSPTPIKPGDRPLPTTAAPPTPPPPTPDPPNPPTPDPPPSDSSTPPLFIITDPDPVPDSPTNPTPDPKTDILPPGAVSPPPTQLGLLDPQTDIPIPLQPTPVTTNQPTLQDSDSTDMTSPIYLPIRTSTPAGSVTVREPALVGIVTPHDLPPHSQSLYNENSNNTPPTDWNQVVLKRKRKTITATSEDDSTSTSDSPSPPEPPPKPPGPPPPPPPPLPPRPRPCPKSRRQPPTAVSEPTQDQTSQPRPTQGPSVPAEPPPPGRRWGDDEAVSNQGEVPHPDYAQEAIRNLQIIATGIAGPVKPSQSP; this comes from the exons ATGAAGCTGTGCAGGAGTACGACGTGGAGGTTTGGCTGCGCCGCTATGCCCGCGTCAACTCTGGAGCGAGGAGGGTCCTGGACGAGGATGGAGTGTGGAACGGGGCACGGAAATGGCTGGTCCAGCTCACACCGGATCCATCAGCGGTGGGCGGTGTCCAACACATCCCCAGTACCATCAACCTGGGGAACCACAGGGGCACCGTCCACTACTACGGTATGCCCAAATTGTGCAGGACCTGCGGCCACCTTGGACATCTGGCCGCGGCCTGCACAAAGATCATCTGCCGCAtctgtagaggggaacacccCACGGCGGCGTGCACCCACACACGCCCCTGCAACCTGTGTGGGCTTCAGGGACACCTCTACAGAGACTGCCCCCAGTCCTACGCCAATAAAACCAGGAGACCGGCCACTACCA ACTACGGCAGCTCcaccgactccccccccccctacccctgacccccccaacccccctacccctgacccccccccttcagactcctccacaccccccctttTCATCATTACGGATCCCGACCCGGTTCCTGACTCCcccaccaaccccacccccgACCCAAAGACCGACATCCTACCACCGGGGGCAGTCTCCCCCCCACCGACACAATTAGGCCTACTGGACCCTCAGACAGACATACCCATCCCTCTCCAACCGACACCCGTCACGACAAATCAGCCAACATTACAGGACTCTGACTCCACTGACATGACTTCCCCGATATACTTACCCATACGCACCTCCACCCCTGCCGGGTCGGTAACCGTAAGGGAGCCGGCCCTGGTAGGGATTGTCACCCCCCACGACTTACCCCCACATTCCCAGTCACTGTACAACGAGAACAGCAACAACACACCGCCCACAGACTGGAACCAAGTCGTTCTGAAGAGGAAACGTAAAACCATCACTGCGACCTCCGAAGACGACTCCACCTCGACATccgactccccctcccccccggaacCACCACCAAAGcctccaggcccccctccccccccccctcctccccttcccccacgtCCCCGCCCTTGCCCCAAGTCCAGACGCCAACCCCCCACAGCAGTCTCTGAGCCCACACAGGATCAGACCAGCCAGCCCCGGCCCACCCAAGGACCCTCCGTGCCGGCCGAacctccaccaccaggcagACGGTGGGGGGACGACGAAGCCGTGAGCAACCAGGGGGAGGTGCCCCATCCGGACTACGCACAGGAGGCCATCAGGAACCTCCAAATCATCGCCACAGGAATCGCCGGACCCGTCAAACCATCACAATCACCATGA